In Denticeps clupeoides chromosome 1, fDenClu1.1, whole genome shotgun sequence, a single window of DNA contains:
- the LOC114784870 gene encoding uncharacterized protein LOC114784870 produces the protein MVTMFVDPQSCKATERSEIVFEIEAEQSEQIEISQIERFIRMETVREQRGGPGHPGSDSSGKTAVGPGPVQRCAAAYLLGSRACAKPTEGLAILIEPMPLPSKGRKKVQQYPAARKPQRYPKAGPSRVKVLTKLPLMGTTAKPPFPYTVAKRTRPDTLSRRKQMSCPYRRPQAGTSTVLPLPVTAVTSSSEAGMKVPRMQLPQDKLVHLFSTQEKPNPPSAVCLPSWRKPHSRLMLSSSTSERESMKRKETMREQQGGPGHPGSDSSRKTTAGPGPVQRCAAAYLLGSRACAKPTEGLAIMIKPMPLPSKRQKKVQQYPAARKPQRHLMAPRTQPDPTTSCTQLPRDKLVRLFSTQEKPNPPSAVCLPSWRKPHSHLMSSSTTSEREAMKREAQRQREEAAKITRNGVDCSVLADRWHYPYIWPN, from the exons aaatagaaGCTGAGCAGAGTGAGCAGATTGAGATTTCCCAGATTGAGAGATTCATCAGGATGGAGACCGTgagagagcagcgaggaggaccaggacatccaggatcCGACAGCAGCGGGAAGACGGCGGTTGGTCCAGGCCCAGTTCAGCGGTGCGCggctgcgtatctactgggtTCTCGGGCCTGTgctaaaccgactgagg gtttagcaattttgattgagccaatgcccctaCCATCAAAAGGGCGgaagaaggtgcagcaatatcctgcagccaggaagccccaaCGATACCCCAAGGCTGGTCCATCACGGGTGAAGGTGCTGACAAAGCTGCCCCTGATGGGTACTACAGCCAAGCCGCCTTTCCCCTACACTGTAGccaagaggaccagaccagacacctTGTCCAGGAGGAAACAGATGAGCTGTCCATATCGAAGACCCCAGGCTGGAACGTCCActgtgctgcctctgcctgtcaccgctgtgaccagttcatcagaggcaggcatgaaggtcCCCAGGATGCAGCTGCCCCAGGACAAGTTAGTCCATCTCTTCAGCACTCAGGAAAAGCCAAATCCACCGAGTGCCGTGTGCCTTCCATCTTGGAGGAAACCACATTCTCGTCTCATGTTGTCCAGCTCGACATCAGAGCGAGAATCAATGAAGAGAAAGGAGACCATGAGAGAGCAGcaaggaggaccaggacatccaggatctgacagcagcaggaagacgacGGCCGGTCCAGGCCCAGTTCAGCGGTGCGCggctgcgtatctactgggtTCTCGGGCCTGTgctaaaccgactgagg gtttagCCATTATGATTAAGCCAATGCCCCTACCATCAAAAAGGcagaagaaggtgcagcaataccctgcagccaggaagccccagcgacaccTCATGGCCCCCAGGACGCAGCCAGACCCGACCACCTCCTGtacccagctgccccgggacaagttggtccgtctcttcagcactcaggaaaagccgaatccaccGAGTGCTGTGTGCCTTCCATCTTGGAGGAAGCCGCATTCTCACCTCATGTCGTCCAGCACGACATCAGAGCGAGAAGCAATGAAGAGAGAGGCTCAGcggcagcgagaagaggcggccaAGATCACCCGTAATGGGGtagactgcagcgtactggctgaccgctggcactacccgTACATCTGGCCTAATTAA